From a region of the Vicinamibacterales bacterium genome:
- a CDS encoding MFS transporter gives MSTFVRTPCDTGAVQGRPCARTIPSGPWTLAVAILGSSMAFVDGTVTTVALPAMADELSATAAQLQWVVEAYSLVLSSLVLVGGSLGDQMGRARTFAAGVAIVTMASAGCGLAPTMGVLIGLRAIQGLGAALLVPGSLALISDAYAEDERGRAIGTWSAFSGIAAAIGPVVGGWFVEHQSWRWAFYINVPVGVLVLSMVARLPRPAGRRPLAVDWTGAALTSLGLAAIVYALVDGSERGWTHASTWSLLAAGVLCLALFVRVERRAAAPMLPLELFRSPTFAGANLLTFLLYAALGGALFFLPLYLIQVRGYAATEAGAALLPFIALMFALSRWMGGLVARTGARLPLTVGPLIAAAGFAALAVPGLSGSYWTAILPGVAVLGLGMAVTVAPLTTAVMSSVPEARSGVAAGVNNAVARTAGALAIAAFGAVVGGVFGRELQSRVDARPVPAAARQVLLDQTTKWAAAEVPALGDPELEAALRRDVDEAFLAGYRTVMGLAAVLALASAGSAAAFVRPPRSPEA, from the coding sequence ATGTCCACGTTCGTCCGGACACCCTGTGACACCGGCGCCGTGCAAGGTAGGCCCTGCGCGCGGACGATCCCGTCCGGGCCCTGGACGCTCGCCGTCGCCATCCTCGGCTCGAGCATGGCGTTCGTGGACGGCACGGTGACGACCGTCGCGCTCCCGGCGATGGCCGACGAGTTGTCGGCCACCGCGGCCCAGTTGCAGTGGGTGGTGGAGGCGTACTCGCTGGTCCTGTCGTCGCTCGTGCTGGTCGGTGGCTCACTCGGCGATCAGATGGGACGGGCACGCACGTTCGCGGCCGGCGTCGCGATCGTCACCATGGCCTCGGCGGGCTGCGGCCTGGCGCCGACGATGGGCGTCCTGATCGGGCTGCGCGCGATCCAGGGCCTGGGCGCCGCCCTGCTGGTCCCGGGCAGCCTGGCGCTCATCAGCGACGCGTACGCCGAGGACGAGCGCGGCCGCGCGATCGGCACGTGGTCGGCCTTCAGCGGCATCGCGGCTGCCATCGGTCCGGTCGTCGGCGGCTGGTTCGTGGAGCACCAGTCGTGGCGCTGGGCCTTCTACATCAACGTCCCGGTGGGCGTGCTCGTGCTGTCGATGGTCGCCCGCCTGCCCCGGCCGGCGGGCCGGCGTCCGCTCGCCGTCGATTGGACGGGGGCCGCCCTCACCAGTCTGGGACTCGCGGCCATCGTGTACGCGCTGGTGGATGGGTCGGAGCGCGGCTGGACGCACGCGAGCACGTGGAGCCTGCTGGCGGCTGGAGTGCTCTGCCTGGCGCTGTTCGTCCGCGTCGAGCGGCGGGCCGCAGCGCCCATGCTGCCGCTCGAACTCTTCCGGTCGCCCACGTTCGCGGGCGCCAACCTCCTGACCTTCCTGCTCTATGCCGCGCTGGGCGGCGCGCTCTTCTTCCTGCCCCTGTACCTGATCCAGGTTCGCGGCTACGCCGCGACGGAAGCGGGCGCGGCGCTCCTGCCGTTCATCGCCCTCATGTTCGCGCTGTCGCGATGGATGGGCGGGCTGGTGGCGCGCACTGGCGCGAGGCTGCCGCTGACGGTCGGGCCCCTCATCGCGGCCGCGGGATTCGCCGCGCTCGCGGTGCCTGGGCTGAGCGGGTCGTACTGGACCGCGATCCTGCCGGGCGTCGCCGTGCTCGGTCTGGGCATGGCGGTGACGGTCGCGCCGCTCACGACCGCCGTGATGTCGTCGGTGCCTGAGGCGCGGTCGGGTGTGGCGGCCGGTGTGAACAACGCCGTGGCCAGAACCGCGGGCGCCCTCGCCATCGCGGCCTTCGGCGCCGTGGTGGGCGGGGTGTTCGGCCGTGAGCTACAGTCCCGAGTGGATGCCCGGCCGGTGCCCGCCGCGGCGCGTCAGGTGCTGCTGGACCAGACCACGAAGTGGGCGGCCGCCGAAGTGCCCGCCCTGGGGGACCCGGAGCTGGAAGCGGCGCTCAGGAGAGACGTAGATGAGGCGTTTTTGGCGGGCTACCGGACCGTGATGGGCCTTGCCGCCGTCCTCGCGCTTGCCAGCGCCGGCAGTGCAGCGGCGTTCGTCCGCCCGCCGCGGTCACCTGAGGCGTGA